The Macaca nemestrina isolate mMacNem1 chromosome 6, mMacNem.hap1, whole genome shotgun sequence genome window below encodes:
- the LOC105499420 gene encoding protein GAPT yields MLKSCGNNLVAISVGISLLLLLVVCGIGCVWHCKHHVATRFTLPRFLQRRSSRRKVCTKTFLGPRIIGLRHKISVETQDHKSAVKGNNIHKNYENVEAGPPKVKGKTDKELYENTQQSNFEEHIYGNETSSDYYNFQKPRPSEVPQDEDIYILPDSY; encoded by the coding sequence ATGTTGAAAAGCTGTGGAAATAATTTAGTGGCCATTTCTGTAGGAATTTCACTTCTTTTACTCTTAGTGGTTTGTGGAATTGGGTGTGTTTGGCACTGTAAACACCATGTTGCCACACGATTTACCTTACCGAGGTTTTTGCAAAGGCGAAGCAGCAGGAGAAAAGTCTGTACTAAAACATTCTTGGGCCCCCGCATCATTGGCTTAAGGCATAAAATCTCAGTTGAAACCCAAGACCACAAATCTGCTGTCAAGGGAAATAACATACACAAAAActatgaaaatgtggaagcaggtCCTCCCAAAGTTAAAGGAAAAACCGATAAGGAACTATATGAAAACACACAGCAGTCCAATTTCGAGGAGCATATCTATGGAAATGAGACATCTTCTGACTATTACAACTTCCAGAAGCCTCGTCCTTCTGAAGTTCCTCAAGATGAAGATATATACATTCTTCCAGATTCATATTAG